The stretch of DNA GCGCGTCCGGCCTCGCTCGAGGCGGCGCTCGCCCTGCTCGCCGAGCACGGGGACGATGCCGTTCCCCTCGCGGGCGGCCAGAGCCTCGTCACGGCCCTCAACATGCGCCTCTCGGCGCCCGGCCTGCTGGTCGACCTCAACGCGATCCCCGAACTCACCGGCGTCTCGGAAGCCGACGGCGTTGTGCGGATCGGCGCGATGACGCGCCACCGCGACGTCGGGACCGCGGTGATCGTGCGCGATCGCCTGCCGCTGCTCGCCGCCGCCCTGCCGCACATCGCCCATCCGGCGATCCGCAACCGCGGCACGATCGGCGGCTCAGTGGCGCTGGCCGACCCGGCCACCGAGTGGCCCGCCTGCTGCCTCGCCGCCGGCGCCACGATCGTGGTGCGCGGCCCCGCGGCCGAGCGGCGCGTCCCGGCCGACGCGTTCTTCCGCGGCCTCTACACGACGGCCCTGGAGCCCGGCGAGATCGTCACGGCGATCGAGTTTCCCGTGCCGGGAGCCGACGCGGTCTGGGGGTTCGAGGAATTGTCGCGCCGCCACGGCGACTACGCCCTCGTCGGCCTCGCGGCGACCGGGCGCCGGGCCGCGGGCGGCCTGTCGGACCTGCGCCTCGCCTTCTTCGGCGTGGCCGATCGGCCGGTCCTGGCGCGGACCGCCGCGGCGGCCCTGGAGGCCGGCGACCTCGCGGGTGCCCAGGCGGCGCTCGCCGGTGAGCTCGACCCGCCGGACGACCCGACGACCAAGGCCGCGACGCGGCTTCACCTCGCCCGCGTGATCCTCGGCCGCGTTGCGGCCGGGATGCGCGGCGGCGGAGCGCAGGAGGGAGACCCCGATGGCGTCTGAGAGCCCGGACCGCGCGCGCGCGGTCGCCTTCACGCTGAACGGCGAGGCCGTGCGGGCCCATGTCCCGGCCCGGATGCATCTCGGCGATCTGCTGCGCCAGTCCTTCGGCCTCACCGGCGTGCATCTCGGCTGCGAGCACGGCGTCTGCGGCGCCTGCACGATCCTCGTGGACGGCCGGGCGGTGCGGTCCTGCCTGATGCTCGGCGTCCAGGCCGACGGCGCCACCGTCGAGACCGTGGAGGGCTTGACCGAGAGCGGGCGCATCCGCGACCTGCAGGACGCCTTCCACGCCCGCAACGCCCTGCAGTGCGGCTACTGTACCCCCGGCATGCTGGTGACGGCCGCCGAGCTGCTGGAGGACGCGGACGCGGCCACATCGCGCGACGCGATCCGCGCGGCGATCGCGGGCAATTACTGCCGCTGCACCGGCTACCACGCCATCGTCGACGCCATCGCGGCGACCGCCGAGGCGCGCGGGCAAGGTCGCCGGGATGCCGGCCGGGAGGCCGCCGAATGAGCGCGGATCCGGGCGGCCTCACCTTCCTCGACCGGCCGAACAGCTATATCGGCCGCTCGGTCCCGCGGCCGAACGCGCGGCGCCTGCTCGAGGGACGCGGCGTCTACGTGGACGACGTGGCCGTCGCCCGCCTCGGCCACGTCGCCTTCCTGCGCAGCCCCCACGCCCACGCCCGCATCGTCGCGCTGGAGACCGCGGACGCCGCGGCGATGCCCGGCGTGATCGCGGTGGTGACCGGCGCCGAGCTGGCGGAGGTGTGCGCGCCCTGGGTCGGCGTGCTCGGCCACTTCAAGGGGCTGCGCTCGGCGCCCCAGCACGCGCTGGCGATCGACCGGGTGACCTGGGTCGGCGAGCCGTTCTGCGCCGTGGTCGCGCGCGGCCGGGCCGAGGCCGAGGACGCGCTGGCCGCCATCATGGTCGAGTTCGACCCGCTCCCCGCCGTCGTCGACATGGAGGCGGCGCTCGATCCCGCGACGCCGGCGATCCACGCCGAACTCGGCGACAACCTCGCCTTCGAGCGCGTCCTCGACGTCGGCGACGTCGACGCGGCCTTCCGCGACGCCGCCGTCGTGGTCGAGGAGACCTTCCAGTTCGGCCGGCACACGGGCGTGTGCCTGGAGCCGCGGGCGATCCTCGCGGACTGGGCGGCGGCGGACGGGATGCTCACCGTCCACCATTCCTTCCAGGCGCCGCACATGATGCAGGACATCCTGTGCAAGCACCTCGCTCTGCCCGAAGGGGCGGTGCGGGTGATCTGCAAGGATGTCGGCGGCTCCTTCGGGATCAAGGTCCACGTCTACCCCGACGAGATGGCGACCTGCGCGCTGGCGCTGATGCTGAAGCGCCCGGTCAAGTTCGTCGCCGACCGGCTGGAGAGCTTCCAGAGCGACATCCACGCCCGCGACCACCGGGTCACCGCCCGGATGGCCTTCTCGGCCGAGGGCGACATCCTCGCCCTCGACATGGACGACCTCACGGGCATCGGGCCCTACTCGGTCTACCCGCGCACCAGCGCGGTCGAGGCCAACCAGGTCGTCAACCTGACCGGCGGTCCCTACCGGCACCGGCATTACCGGGCCCGGGCCCGGGTCGTGCTGCAGAACAAGGCGCCGACCTGCCAGTACCGGGCGGTGGGCCACCCGATCGCCACGATGGTCGCCGAGGGGCTCGTCGACCTGGGCGCCGCCCGGCTCGGGCTCGATCCCCTGGCCGTGCGCGAGCGGAACGTCATCCCCGACGACGCCTATCCCTGCGCGGGCGTCTCGGGGATCAAGCTGGAGAAGCTGTCCCACCAGGCGGCGCTCGCCAAGCTCAAGGCGATGATGGACTACGATGCCCTGCGGGCCGAGCAGGCGCGCCTGCGCGCGCGGGGGATCCACCGGGGCATCGGGCTCGCGGCCTTCATCGAGATCACCAACCCGTCGGCGGCCTTCTACGGGGTCGGCGGCGCGCGCATCTCCTCCCAGGACGGCTGCACGATCCGGCTCGATCCCCAGGGCGGTGTCGTCGCGGCGGTCAGCGTCACCGAGCAGGGCCAGGGCACCGAGGGCATCATCGCGCAGATCGTGGCGACCGCCACCGGCGTGCCGATGGACAAGGTCCGGGTGATCTCGGGCGACACGCAGGCGACCCCCTACGGCGGCGGGACCTGGGCCTCGCGCGGGGCCGGCATCGGCGGCGAGGCGGCGTGGCAGGCCGGCAAGGCGCTGCGCGGCAACGTCCTGGCGGTGGCGGGCGCGATCCTGCAGGCCGATCCCGGGAGCCTCGACGTGCGCGACGGCGCCGTGGTGGACGCCGCCACCGGGACCGAGCGCATGCCGCTCGCGGAGCTCGGCCGCATCGTCTACTTCCGCCCCGACACGCTGCCGCCGGGCGTGCAGCCGGAATTCGTGGCGACCCGCCACTACGTGCCGAAGGACTACCCCTTCGCCTTCACCAACGGCGTGCAGGCCTCCTACGTCGAGGTCGACACTGAGACGGGCTTCGTGCGGCTGCTGAAGCACTGGTGCGTCGAGGATTGCGGCACCGTGCTGAATCCGCTCCTCGTCGACGAGCAGATCCGCGGCGGCATCGTCCAGGGGATCGGCGGCGCCCTGTTCGAGCACTGCCTGTACGACAGCGAGGGCCAACTCCTGAACGGGTCCATGGCCGACTACCTCGTGCCGATGGCCGGCGAGATGCCCGACATCGCGGTCGCTCACGTGGTCTCGGCCACCGCGTCGTCCGAGATCGGCGCCAAGGGCGCGGGCGAGGCCGGCACCGCCGGCGCGCCGGCCGCGGTCGTCAACGCCATCAACGACGCGCTCGCGCCGCTAAACGCCCGGGTCGCGCGCCAGCCGGTGACGCCCGAGGTCGTGCTGGAGGCGCTGGGACTGATCTGAACGGATATCGGGAACCGGTCCGCACGAACGAGACCGGTCCCGACGGGGAAACGCCGACGGAGGGACGAAGGGATGGGAACGGGCTTCGACAGGCGCCGGATGCTCCAGGGCGGCGCCGCCGCATCCGCGCTGGCGCTCGCCGCCCCGGCGCTCCTGCGCGCCGCGGCCGCGCAGGACGGTCCGATCCGCATCGGCTTCCCGGTACCGCTCACCGGCGCCTTCGGGGCCGAGGCGAACGATCAGGTCCGCGCCGCCCAGCTCGCCGTCAAGGAGTTCAACGAGTCCGGCGGCTTCCAGGGCCGCAACGCCGAGCTCCTGGTGCGCGACGACAAGCTCAATCCCGGCGAGGCCGCGACCCGGACCCTCGAGCTGATCGAGAAGGACAAGGTCAATGTCCTGGTCGGTGGCCTGTCGGCGGCGGTGACGCTCTCGATCAACAACGTCGCCCGCGAGCGGGGCGTGATCTACAACTCGATCAGCCAGTCCGACGCGATCAACGAGGCCAAGGATTTCGGCCGCACCACCTTCCACGAGGCCCTGAACCCGCACATGACCGCGGGTGCGGTCGGCCGCTACGTCTTCCCGAAATCGGGCAAGCGGGTCGCCTTCCTCAGCGCCGACTACGCCTACGGCCACGAGATGATGCGCGGGTTCAAGCGCGCCGGCGAGGTCTTCGGCATCGAGGTCGTCGCCGACATCCGCCACCCGATCGGCGCCTCCGACTACTCGGCCTTCCTGCCCCGCATCGCGGCGCTCAAGCCCGACGTGCTCTGCCTGTGCAATTTCGGCCGAGACCAGGTGGTCTCGATCCAGCAGGCCACCGAGTTCGGCCTGAAGCGCAAGACCAAGCTCGTCGCGCCGGTGCTCCTGTTCACCGCGCGCAAGGCCGGCGGCGACGCCTTCGACGGCGTGATCGGCGGCACCTCCTACTACTGGCGCCTGGAGGACAGCGTGCCCTCCGCCAAGGCGTTCAACGACCGGTTCCGGGCCGCCTACAACGGCGCCGTGCCCTCCGATTACGGGGCGCTGGGCTATGCCGGCGTCCGCTCGGTGCTGGAGGGGGTGAAGGCCGCCGGGTCGGTCGAGACCGACAAGGTCGTGGCCGCCATGGAGGCCCTGAAGGCCGATTTCTACAAGGGGCCCCAGAGCTTCCGGAAATGCGACCACCAGTCGGTGCAGTCGGTCCTGATCGTCGAGGCGAAGTCGAAGGACATGAAGACCCCGGACGACGTCTTCACGATCCTCGGCACGGAGGGGCCGGACGAGCGCTTCCTGCGCGGCTGCGACGAACTCGGCCACAAGGCGTGAGGCGCTCCGTGCGAACCCGCGGGAGGGCGCGGCCTTGAGCGACATCGCGATCGGCGGCTTCCCCCTCGATCTCCTCGCGCTCCAGCTCGTGACCGGCATCGCGCTCGGGGCGATCTACGTGCTCGTCGGCATCGGCCTGTCGCTGATCTTCGGGCTGATGAACGTGGTCAACTTCGCCCACGGCGCCTTCTTCATGGTCGGCGCCTATGTCGGGGTCTTCCTCTACGGCTACACCGGCAGCTTCTGGCTCAGCCTCGTCGCGGCGCCGCTGGCGATGGGGCTCCTCGGGCTCGCCGTGGAGCGCGTGCTCGTGCGCCCCCTCTACGGGCGCGGCATCGACGACCCGCTGCTCCTCACCTTCGGCCTGTCCTACGTCATGGTCGAGAGCGTGCGCATCGCCTTCGGGCTGACCGGGCTGCCCTTCGCGGCGCCGCCCGAGCTGCGCGGCGCCGTCGATCTCGGCATCGGCTACTTCCCGCTCTACCGCCTGTTCCTGATCGGCTTCGCGCTGGCGGTGGTGGGCGCCCTGTGGCTGTTCATCGAGCGCACGCCCTTCGGCCTCGTGATCCGCGCGGGCGCCCGCGACCCGCAGATCGTGCAGGTGCTCGGCATCGAGATCGCCAAGGTCTGGCTCGCGGTCTTCGCCCTGGGCTGCGCGCTCGCCGGGCTCGCCGGCATCCTCGCCGCGCCTCTCCAGGGCGTCACGCCCGAGATGGGGATCCCGGTTCTGGCCGAAGCCTTCGTGGTGACGGTGGTCGGCGGCATGGGCTCGCTGGCCGGCGCCGTGCTCGCCGGGCTGATCGTCGGCGTGGTGGTGGCGATGACGTCGCTCGTCGCCCCCGACATGACCAAGATGGCGATCTTCGCCCTCATGGCCCTGGTGCTGCTCGTGCGCCCCCGCGGCCTCCTCGGGCGGGCCGGAGCCCTCGGATGAGCGCCCGCGCCCCTGCCCCCGCCGTCACGAAGGCCGGAGCCCGGCCGACGGCCCGGCCGGGCTCCGGCCGGACCGGCCGACGGCTCGCGTGGTGCGGCCGGCACCGCGTCGCCCTGACGCTCGCCTTCCTCGTCGTGTTCCCCTGGATCGCGCCCTATCAGGCGCTCGCCGTGAACATCCTGGTGCTCGGCCTCTACGCCCTCGGGTTCAACCTGCTGTTCGGCTATACCGGGCTCCTGTCCTTCGGCCACGCCGCCTTCCTGGGCGGCGGCGCCTACGGCTGCGGCATCGCCATCGTCCGGTACGGGCTGCACCCGGTCCTGGGCCTCGCCGCCGGCAC from Methylobacterium radiotolerans JCM 2831 encodes:
- a CDS encoding FAD binding domain-containing protein, with amino-acid sequence MKAPDFAYARPASLEAALALLAEHGDDAVPLAGGQSLVTALNMRLSAPGLLVDLNAIPELTGVSEADGVVRIGAMTRHRDVGTAVIVRDRLPLLAAALPHIAHPAIRNRGTIGGSVALADPATEWPACCLAAGATIVVRGPAAERRVPADAFFRGLYTTALEPGEIVTAIEFPVPGADAVWGFEELSRRHGDYALVGLAATGRRAAGGLSDLRLAFFGVADRPVLARTAAAALEAGDLAGAQAALAGELDPPDDPTTKAATRLHLARVILGRVAAGMRGGGAQEGDPDGV
- a CDS encoding (2Fe-2S)-binding protein, producing MASESPDRARAVAFTLNGEAVRAHVPARMHLGDLLRQSFGLTGVHLGCEHGVCGACTILVDGRAVRSCLMLGVQADGATVETVEGLTESGRIRDLQDAFHARNALQCGYCTPGMLVTAAELLEDADAATSRDAIRAAIAGNYCRCTGYHAIVDAIAATAEARGQGRRDAGREAAE
- a CDS encoding xanthine dehydrogenase family protein molybdopterin-binding subunit, which translates into the protein MSADPGGLTFLDRPNSYIGRSVPRPNARRLLEGRGVYVDDVAVARLGHVAFLRSPHAHARIVALETADAAAMPGVIAVVTGAELAEVCAPWVGVLGHFKGLRSAPQHALAIDRVTWVGEPFCAVVARGRAEAEDALAAIMVEFDPLPAVVDMEAALDPATPAIHAELGDNLAFERVLDVGDVDAAFRDAAVVVEETFQFGRHTGVCLEPRAILADWAAADGMLTVHHSFQAPHMMQDILCKHLALPEGAVRVICKDVGGSFGIKVHVYPDEMATCALALMLKRPVKFVADRLESFQSDIHARDHRVTARMAFSAEGDILALDMDDLTGIGPYSVYPRTSAVEANQVVNLTGGPYRHRHYRARARVVLQNKAPTCQYRAVGHPIATMVAEGLVDLGAARLGLDPLAVRERNVIPDDAYPCAGVSGIKLEKLSHQAALAKLKAMMDYDALRAEQARLRARGIHRGIGLAAFIEITNPSAAFYGVGGARISSQDGCTIRLDPQGGVVAAVSVTEQGQGTEGIIAQIVATATGVPMDKVRVISGDTQATPYGGGTWASRGAGIGGEAAWQAGKALRGNVLAVAGAILQADPGSLDVRDGAVVDAATGTERMPLAELGRIVYFRPDTLPPGVQPEFVATRHYVPKDYPFAFTNGVQASYVEVDTETGFVRLLKHWCVEDCGTVLNPLLVDEQIRGGIVQGIGGALFEHCLYDSEGQLLNGSMADYLVPMAGEMPDIAVAHVVSATASSEIGAKGAGEAGTAGAPAAVVNAINDALAPLNARVARQPVTPEVVLEALGLI
- a CDS encoding ABC transporter substrate-binding protein, which produces MGTGFDRRRMLQGGAAASALALAAPALLRAAAAQDGPIRIGFPVPLTGAFGAEANDQVRAAQLAVKEFNESGGFQGRNAELLVRDDKLNPGEAATRTLELIEKDKVNVLVGGLSAAVTLSINNVARERGVIYNSISQSDAINEAKDFGRTTFHEALNPHMTAGAVGRYVFPKSGKRVAFLSADYAYGHEMMRGFKRAGEVFGIEVVADIRHPIGASDYSAFLPRIAALKPDVLCLCNFGRDQVVSIQQATEFGLKRKTKLVAPVLLFTARKAGGDAFDGVIGGTSYYWRLEDSVPSAKAFNDRFRAAYNGAVPSDYGALGYAGVRSVLEGVKAAGSVETDKVVAAMEALKADFYKGPQSFRKCDHQSVQSVLIVEAKSKDMKTPDDVFTILGTEGPDERFLRGCDELGHKA
- a CDS encoding branched-chain amino acid ABC transporter permease — protein: MSDIAIGGFPLDLLALQLVTGIALGAIYVLVGIGLSLIFGLMNVVNFAHGAFFMVGAYVGVFLYGYTGSFWLSLVAAPLAMGLLGLAVERVLVRPLYGRGIDDPLLLTFGLSYVMVESVRIAFGLTGLPFAAPPELRGAVDLGIGYFPLYRLFLIGFALAVVGALWLFIERTPFGLVIRAGARDPQIVQVLGIEIAKVWLAVFALGCALAGLAGILAAPLQGVTPEMGIPVLAEAFVVTVVGGMGSLAGAVLAGLIVGVVVAMTSLVAPDMTKMAIFALMALVLLVRPRGLLGRAGALG